A genomic stretch from Theobroma cacao cultivar B97-61/B2 chromosome 4, Criollo_cocoa_genome_V2, whole genome shotgun sequence includes:
- the LOC18601639 gene encoding UDP-glycosyltransferase 83A1 has product MGNPHILVIPYPAQGHVIPLMELSQNLAKHGFKVSFVNTEFNHKRVMDAFAKKVDADELVQLVSIPDGMEDGESRNQLGKLTESICQVMPKELKQLIEKTNRLEDKITCVVADVNMGWALEVAAELGIHGAAFWPGSALLLSLTFSLQKLMDDGVIDANGTPIDKDKVIQLSPTTPGMYPTNFVWACLGDLFTQKIIFDYMRRNNKAAKEADWLICNSTHDLESGAFNLAPEILPIGPVSASSQLGDLAGSLWPEDETCLQWLDRQQPGSVIYVAFGSLTTFDQIQFQELALGLELSNRPFLWVVRPDITVGKHDVYPEGFRNRVAIRGRMVGWAPQRVVLSHPSVACFLSHCGWNSTIEGASNGVPFLCWPYFADQFLNESYICDFWKVGLRFKRGERGIITREEIKTKVEQLLGDEKTKGRALALKETVKRSVNEGGSSNRIFKNFTEWMKS; this is encoded by the exons atgggcaACCCACATATTCTGGTTATACCATATCCAGCACAAGGCCATGTAATCCCTCTTATGGAACTTTCACAAAACCTGGCTAAACATGGCTTCAAGGTCAGCTTCGTGAACACTGAGTTTAATCACAAGAGAGTCATGGATGCATTTGCCAAGAAGGTTGATGCGGATGAGTTAGTTCAACTAGTTTCAATCCCAGATGGGATGGAAGATGGGGAGAGCAGGAACCAGCTCGGGAAGTTAACTGAATCGATCTGTCAAGTCATGCCTAAAGAGCTGAAGCAGCTTATAGAGAAGACTAATAGATTAGAAGATAAGATTACTTGTGTTGTGGCTGATGTGAATATGGGATGGGCCTTGGAAGTTGCAGCAGAGCTGGGAATCCATGGAGCTGCCTTCTGGCCTGGATCGGCCCTTTTGTTGTCCTTGACTTTCAGCCTCCAGAAGCTGATGGATGATGGAGTTATTGATGCAAACG GCACTCCAATTGATAAAGATAAGGTGATTCAATTGTCACCAACCACGCCTGGCATGTACCCAACAAACTTTGTTTGGGCCTGCCTTGGTGACTTATTCACacagaaaattatttttgactATATGAGGAGAAACAACAAAGCTGCCAAAGAAGCAGATTGGCTAATTTGCAACTCTACTCATGACCTGGAGTCTGGAGCCTTTAACTTGGCTCCAGAGATCCTTCCAATAGGCCCAGTTTCAGCTAGCAGCCAACTTGGGGACTTGGCAGGAAGTTTGTGGCCAGAGGATGAAACTTGTTTGCAGTGGCTTGATCGACAGCAACCAGGCTCAGTCATATATGTTGCATTTGGCAGCCTAACAACTTTTGACCAAATCCAATTCCAAGAATTGGCTCTGGGGCTGGAACTCTCCAACAGACCATTCCTTTGGGTTGTGAGACCAGATATTACTGTGGGAAAGCATGATGTTTACCCAGAAGGATTTAGGAACAGAGTAGCCATTCGAGGACGGATGGTTGGTTGGGCACCACAGCGTGTGGTTTTGTCTCACCCTTCTGTTGCTTGCTTCTTAAGCCATTGCGGATGGAATTCTACTATTGAAGGTGCAAGCAACGGGGTCCCTTTCTTGTGCTGGCCTTACTTTGCTGACCAGTTCCTTAATGAGAGCTACATTTGTGATTTTTGGAAGGTTGGATTGAGATTTAAACGAGGTGAACGAGGGATAATCACACGAGAAGAGATTAAGACCAAGGTTGAACAATTGCTTGGTGATGAAAAAACCAAAGGGAGGGCTCTTGCACTCAAGGAAACGGTTAAGAGAAGTGTCAATGAAGGTGGTAGCTCTAACAGGATATTCAAGAATTTTACTGAATGGATGAAATCATAG